A region from the Ichthyobacterium seriolicida genome encodes:
- the rpsU gene encoding 30S ribosomal protein S21, whose product MLVIPIKEGEAIDRALKRFKRKMDKTRVIRQLRARKQFTKPSVIRRQQIIKAQYKQRLRQEED is encoded by the coding sequence ATGTTAGTTATACCTATTAAAGAAGGAGAGGCTATAGACAGGGCTCTAAAGAGATTTAAAAGAAAGATGGATAAAACTAGAGTGATAAGACAACTTAGAGCTAGAAAACAATTCACCAAACCTTCTGTTATAAGAAGACAACAAATAATAAAAGCACAATACAAACAAAGGTTGAGACAAGAGGAAGATTAG
- the gyrA gene encoding DNA gyrase subunit A, with amino-acid sequence MTDLPEQLISVNIVDEMKSAYIDYSMSVIVSRALPDVRDGLKPVHRRVLYGMYDLGVSSKSAHKKSARIVGEVLGKYHPHGDSSVYDSMVRMAQEWSLRYTMVDGQGNFGSIDGDSPAAMRYTEARLKKISEDILGELDKDTVDFQLNFDDTLKEPVVLPTRIPNLLVNGASGIAVGMATNMAPHNLTEVINAIIAYIKNIDISIPELMEYVKAPDFPTGGTIYGYDGVKEAYHTGKGRVVLRAKVRTENIDGKDCLLVDEIPYQVNKSEMIKKTADLINDKKIEGISTIRDESDRNGMRIVYVLKNNAIPEVILNHLYKYTALQTSFSINNIALVNGRPKLLNLKDLVVHFVEHRHEVVVRRTKFELDQAEKKAHILAGLIIALDNLDAVIKLIRSSKSVESARSSLMESFSLSEIQAKSILDMRLQKLTNLESAKIKDEYEELLKLLERLKNILSDESLRKAIIQEELEEVKEKYGDQRRSDIVYTSNIFKVEDMIPDEEVVVTISHAGYIKRTPLTEYRTQYRGGVGQKGVSIRDEDFLEHVYIATNHQYILFFTEKGRCHWLRVFEIPKGAKTSKGRPIQNLINIDPDDKIRAFIRTDDLKDEEYVNSHYVIMVTKNGIVKKTSLEKYSRPRQNGINAITIQDNDRLLEAQLTNGKSHVVLAGRSGKAVIFDESKIRASGRTSSGVKGITLKDDGDEAIGMVCVEDMNSEILVVSENGYGKRSKVEDYRITNRGAKGVKTISITDKTGGLIAIKNVNDENDLIVISKSGITIRMSVEDIRIMGRNTQGVKVLNLKSKDVIASVTKVPKVNDEDNGNDQPSDINEGQSDINEEIKD; translated from the coding sequence ATGACAGATTTACCTGAACAATTGATTTCAGTAAACATAGTTGATGAAATGAAATCTGCTTACATAGATTATTCTATGTCTGTTATAGTTTCTAGGGCATTGCCCGATGTGCGTGATGGATTAAAGCCAGTACACAGAAGGGTTCTGTACGGGATGTATGACTTGGGAGTATCATCGAAGAGTGCCCATAAAAAATCTGCTAGAATAGTTGGTGAGGTTTTAGGTAAATACCACCCTCATGGCGATTCTTCTGTTTACGACAGTATGGTGAGGATGGCTCAAGAATGGTCTTTGAGATATACCATGGTAGACGGCCAAGGTAACTTTGGTTCTATAGATGGAGATAGCCCTGCTGCTATGCGTTATACAGAGGCTCGTCTGAAAAAAATATCTGAGGACATATTAGGAGAATTAGATAAAGACACTGTTGATTTCCAACTTAATTTTGATGACACTCTAAAAGAGCCTGTAGTATTACCGACGCGCATACCTAATTTGTTAGTAAACGGAGCTTCTGGTATAGCAGTGGGTATGGCTACGAATATGGCCCCTCATAACCTAACAGAGGTAATAAATGCCATAATTGCCTATATAAAAAATATAGATATAAGCATTCCTGAATTGATGGAGTACGTAAAAGCTCCTGATTTTCCTACTGGAGGTACAATATATGGTTATGATGGAGTAAAGGAAGCCTATCACACTGGAAAGGGGAGAGTTGTTTTAAGGGCTAAAGTAAGAACAGAAAATATAGATGGAAAAGACTGCTTATTGGTAGATGAAATACCTTATCAAGTAAATAAATCTGAGATGATCAAAAAAACAGCAGATTTAATAAACGATAAGAAGATAGAGGGGATTTCAACAATAAGAGATGAGTCTGATAGAAATGGAATGCGTATTGTATACGTGTTGAAAAACAATGCTATACCTGAGGTGATACTAAACCACTTGTATAAGTACACAGCTCTACAGACCTCTTTTAGCATAAATAATATAGCTCTAGTAAATGGTCGTCCTAAGCTATTAAATTTAAAAGATTTAGTAGTTCACTTTGTGGAACATAGACATGAGGTAGTAGTTAGACGAACTAAATTTGAACTAGATCAAGCAGAAAAAAAAGCACATATTCTAGCAGGTCTGATAATAGCATTAGATAATTTAGATGCCGTTATAAAACTCATTAGATCTTCAAAGAGTGTAGAATCAGCTAGAAGTAGTCTTATGGAATCTTTTTCTCTATCTGAAATTCAAGCTAAGTCTATCCTAGATATGCGTCTGCAGAAGCTTACCAACTTAGAATCTGCTAAAATAAAGGATGAATACGAAGAATTACTCAAGCTACTAGAGCGACTTAAAAACATATTATCGGACGAGTCACTGAGAAAGGCTATAATACAAGAGGAGCTAGAGGAAGTAAAAGAAAAATATGGAGATCAGAGGAGAAGTGATATAGTATACACGAGTAATATCTTCAAGGTAGAAGATATGATTCCAGATGAAGAAGTAGTAGTTACTATCTCTCATGCAGGATATATAAAGAGAACTCCACTTACTGAATATAGAACACAATACCGAGGAGGCGTAGGACAAAAAGGAGTGTCTATTAGAGATGAAGACTTCTTAGAACACGTTTATATAGCTACGAATCACCAGTATATATTGTTTTTCACAGAAAAAGGTAGATGCCACTGGTTAAGGGTATTCGAAATACCAAAAGGGGCTAAAACATCTAAGGGAAGACCTATACAAAATTTGATAAATATAGATCCTGATGATAAGATAAGAGCCTTTATAAGAACTGATGATCTAAAAGATGAAGAATACGTAAACAGTCATTATGTCATCATGGTGACTAAAAATGGGATCGTAAAAAAGACATCTCTAGAAAAGTATTCACGTCCTAGACAAAATGGGATAAACGCGATAACAATACAAGATAACGATCGCTTATTAGAGGCTCAACTGACAAATGGAAAAAGCCATGTGGTATTGGCAGGAAGATCTGGAAAGGCTGTGATATTTGACGAATCCAAAATTCGCGCTAGTGGACGAACAAGTTCGGGAGTAAAGGGTATAACTCTAAAAGATGATGGGGATGAAGCTATAGGCATGGTCTGTGTAGAAGATATGAATTCCGAAATATTAGTGGTTTCAGAAAACGGGTATGGAAAGCGATCTAAAGTAGAAGACTATAGAATTACCAACAGAGGTGCAAAGGGCGTTAAAACTATTTCCATAACTGATAAAACAGGAGGTTTGATAGCTATAAAAAATGTCAATGATGAGAATGATCTAATAGTAATAAGCAAATCGGGAATTACAATTAGGATGTCTGTGGAAGACATAAGGATAATGGGCAGAAATACTCAAGGAGTGAAAGTTTTAAACTTGAAATCAAAAGATGTTATAGCATCTGTTACTAAAGTGCCAAAAGTCAATGATGAGGATAATGGAAATGATCAACCAAGCGATATAAACGAGGGACAAAGCGATATAAACGAGGAAATAAAAGACTAA
- a CDS encoding DUF2892 domain-containing protein has translation MKGNIGNGIMLIILALLVLLLYFRNENIIMAFFYLKKQKLEKSRKWLSRIKSPEKTLVRSQQAYYYYMLGLIEGQKSMTQSEKYLKKALSIGLGMKHDRAMAKLNLAAIAISKRRKREATNLLAEVKKLDKAKIFSEQIKAVKDQLKRI, from the coding sequence ATGAAAGGAAATATTGGTAATGGGATTATGCTGATAATACTAGCTCTGCTAGTATTGTTATTATATTTCAGAAATGAAAATATAATAATGGCTTTTTTCTACTTAAAAAAACAGAAATTAGAAAAATCTCGCAAGTGGCTCAGTAGAATAAAATCACCTGAAAAGACTTTAGTACGATCTCAACAGGCCTATTACTATTACATGCTTGGCTTGATAGAAGGTCAAAAATCTATGACTCAATCGGAGAAGTATCTAAAGAAAGCATTATCCATAGGCTTGGGAATGAAACACGATAGAGCAATGGCAAAGCTCAACTTAGCAGCAATAGCGATATCTAAAAGACGCAAAAGAGAAGCTACAAACCTTTTGGCAGAAGTTAAAAAATTAGATAAGGCTAAAATATTTTCCGAACAAATAAAAGCAGTAAAAGATCAGTTAAAAAGGATATGA
- a CDS encoding MlaE family ABC transporter permease translates to MFQKTFIYSSIASIGLYFKMLGRVLKKHQKWSIFRELIFKEISDLCINSLNIVIFISIFMGAIIAIQTNYNLLSNHFIPKYFIGIATRQSVILEFAPTMISIILAGKVGSYIASSIGTMRITEQIDALDVMGVNSLNLLVLPKIIAGLTFFPLLIAISMITSVLGGWIAGAVVGSFSPEDYLIGVQMNFKPFQIIYSFTKTLFFSFVIITVPSFYGYYVNGGALEVGRASTKAVVWTIVHIIVLNYLLTKVILK, encoded by the coding sequence ATGTTCCAAAAAACATTTATATATTCATCAATAGCAAGTATAGGACTGTACTTTAAGATGTTGGGACGAGTTTTAAAAAAACATCAAAAATGGTCTATTTTCAGAGAGTTAATATTTAAGGAAATATCCGATTTATGTATCAATTCGCTGAATATTGTAATTTTCATATCCATATTTATGGGGGCTATAATAGCCATACAGACAAATTACAACTTACTGAGCAACCATTTTATTCCTAAATACTTTATAGGAATAGCAACTCGTCAATCTGTGATATTAGAATTTGCTCCTACTATGATTTCTATTATCCTTGCTGGAAAAGTAGGATCTTATATCGCCTCTAGTATAGGCACTATGCGCATAACAGAACAAATAGACGCTTTAGACGTAATGGGTGTTAACTCACTAAACTTGTTGGTTTTACCTAAAATTATAGCTGGCCTCACATTTTTTCCATTACTAATAGCCATTAGTATGATAACTTCTGTATTGGGAGGATGGATTGCTGGAGCTGTTGTAGGATCATTCTCACCTGAAGATTATCTAATAGGTGTACAGATGAATTTTAAACCATTTCAGATAATATACTCTTTTACTAAAACCCTCTTTTTCTCTTTTGTCATAATAACTGTGCCGTCTTTTTATGGATATTACGTAAATGGAGGGGCATTAGAAGTAGGTAGAGCCAGTACAAAGGCAGTAGTTTGGACAATAGTCCACATCATAGTATTAAACTACTTACTTACAAAAGTTATATTGAAATGA
- a CDS encoding ABC transporter ATP-binding protein has product MILVENLCKSFSDTEVLKDISLCLERGKVNFILGSSGSGKTVFIKSLLGLTEIDKGKVFYDGRSFHDLNIKEKQNLRMEIGMVFQGSALFDSYSVVENVIFPLKMYTDYSIEKMEDIAETVLKKVNLENIGNKYPSELSGGMKKRVAIARAIVMKPKYLFFDEPNSGLDPRTSIVIDELIQKITKEYNITTVANTHDMNSIMQIGDNIIFLKDGMKKWEGNKTDILHTNDKSILDFVFCSDLFKKIRSNI; this is encoded by the coding sequence ATGATACTAGTCGAAAATTTGTGTAAATCTTTTTCTGATACAGAAGTCTTAAAAGACATTTCCCTTTGTTTAGAGAGAGGAAAGGTGAATTTCATTTTAGGTTCAAGTGGATCTGGAAAAACTGTCTTTATAAAAAGTCTATTGGGGTTGACAGAAATCGATAAAGGCAAAGTTTTCTATGACGGAAGATCTTTTCACGATTTAAACATAAAGGAAAAACAGAATTTGAGAATGGAAATAGGCATGGTATTCCAGGGAAGTGCTTTATTCGATTCTTATTCTGTTGTTGAAAATGTTATCTTCCCCCTGAAGATGTATACTGATTACAGTATTGAAAAAATGGAAGACATAGCTGAAACAGTCCTAAAAAAAGTTAATCTAGAAAATATCGGAAATAAATATCCATCTGAATTATCAGGAGGAATGAAAAAGAGAGTTGCCATTGCAAGAGCCATCGTAATGAAACCAAAATATTTATTTTTCGATGAACCTAATTCGGGATTAGATCCTAGAACTTCAATCGTAATTGATGAATTAATCCAGAAGATTACAAAAGAATACAATATCACCACCGTAGCAAATACTCACGATATGAATTCCATAATGCAAATAGGAGATAATATTATCTTTCTTAAAGATGGAATGAAAAAATGGGAAGGGAATAAAACAGATATTCTACACACTAATGATAAATCGATCTTAGATTTTGTTTTTTGTTCAGACTTATTTAAAAAAATACGAAGTAATATATAG
- a CDS encoding DUF6341 family protein, with amino-acid sequence MNNDILDIIQSFFQSSFKILPILGNIPNVIFIIVGVCIFYYWVHQLLFYNK; translated from the coding sequence ATGAATAACGATATTCTCGATATTATACAGAGTTTTTTTCAGTCTAGTTTTAAGATTCTTCCAATTTTGGGCAACATACCAAATGTAATTTTTATAATAGTTGGAGTATGTATCTTTTACTATTGGGTACACCAATTGCTTTTCTATAATAAGTAG
- the rpsT gene encoding 30S ribosomal protein S20 codes for MANHKSALKRIRSNETKRLRNKQQYKSVRSIIKKLRLTTVKEEALSLLPVVHSLVDKLAKKSVIHKNKASNLKSKLSAHVSSLA; via the coding sequence ATGGCAAATCACAAATCTGCATTAAAGAGGATTAGGTCTAACGAGACAAAGAGACTGAGAAACAAACAGCAGTATAAAAGCGTTAGAAGTATAATTAAAAAACTAAGACTTACCACGGTAAAAGAGGAGGCACTATCTCTATTACCTGTTGTACATAGCTTGGTAGACAAGCTCGCTAAAAAAAGTGTGATTCACAAAAATAAAGCATCTAACTTAAAATCTAAGTTATCTGCTCATGTGTCTTCCCTTGCTTAA
- a CDS encoding transposase, with amino-acid sequence MPDTRDSRFIIYSIEHQLKQRVYMIMLGYEDANDVNHLQNDPLFKDVLQGDLASQPTISRFENSFDKRAVFKFCNAWLDKYISSLSNRKRIVIDVDSTDDPTHGSQQLSMFNGYYGSIHVQ; translated from the coding sequence TTGCCTGATACTCGAGACTCTAGATTTATTATTTATAGCATAGAGCATCAGTTAAAGCAAAGGGTTTATATGATCATGTTAGGCTATGAAGACGCCAATGATGTTAATCATTTACAGAACGATCCTTTATTTAAAGATGTTCTTCAAGGTGATTTGGCTTCTCAACCTACTATATCAAGATTTGAGAATAGCTTTGATAAACGGGCTGTTTTTAAGTTTTGTAATGCGTGGTTAGACAAATATATTTCAAGTTTATCTAATCGCAAGAGAATAGTTATTGATGTAGATTCAACCGATGATCCAACTCATGGCAGTCAACAATTGTCAATGTTTAACGGTTATTATGGGTCTATTCATGTACAATGA
- a CDS encoding TonB-dependent receptor plug domain-containing protein, which yields MKKSKLILISLISLRVIAQHDNTDDITSKRDTIEFIKSMDLSEIILTSDKKYKKVTHSTVPVTLISRGQLKNAGDGQLINILGSTMGINIDSSDGDTPKLQLQGLDQEYTLMLVNGVQILSKNVDDYPDLNEIVDIDNIKQIEIIKGSASSEYGSQAVAGVINIITKPILENKLSGSFRYTKFNDLGGSLHTQYCSDNKWNISTDIGFSKNLPYFPYINSEQNSVKKKDLYSKFRFASVFSSQNTPDLKTYTSSRLNFKRKSYYSEVSNQNSYSDLLNFNLAPTITYDVSERLSTKLSIFSSIHSYKQTKKGKLAEYSQGSLEGEYILEHKLSNGDKMVYGIGNNFEEVLKLDNRTIDPIPEREYEYMHAYARKHNVKFYAGRVSPRLVSHKKKDYKDPVYFYDFYSYGQYSAKFFEKLEVVLGLRFNFSLNSGTGVGVNLDPKASFKYDITDYIDIKVSVAKGIRTPNLKHYYVLSEDDSSNILLGSERLGQEAFSKYLDYRVSEEVRDYFNKYNVPVVGLGDTEIDYKYWKIYASILIPESSIGTNIELTYKPIDAIDLKLELFRNDIENMIEKANLFRFHIGSYVKTYVNIGSVFTQGIALSSNYEINDNISLSIGCQYLEAKDKVVLEDIRAGKIFSKKSKSDKNKIVVKESDYGGLENRPKYSGNIKLFLNDILEGISTNISFQYKGRMGVNSHFNHNEIIDSEEEYSKPTYVVDMGLTKRFLEDRLKFILEIDNVFNQTPSTEYYTLKSSRPRSYNITLRYEIL from the coding sequence ATGAAAAAATCAAAACTAATATTAATATCCTTGATTAGCTTAAGAGTTATAGCTCAGCACGATAACACAGATGATATCACCTCTAAAAGAGATACTATAGAATTTATAAAATCAATGGACTTAAGTGAAATAATCCTTACTTCAGACAAAAAATATAAAAAAGTAACCCATAGTACTGTGCCTGTTACACTTATAAGCAGGGGTCAGTTAAAAAATGCAGGTGATGGACAGTTAATAAATATATTAGGATCTACAATGGGTATAAATATTGATTCATCAGATGGCGATACTCCAAAACTTCAATTACAAGGCCTAGATCAAGAATATACTTTGATGCTGGTAAATGGAGTGCAAATTTTAAGCAAAAATGTAGATGACTATCCAGATTTAAACGAGATTGTAGATATTGACAATATAAAACAAATAGAAATAATAAAAGGATCTGCATCTAGTGAATATGGATCACAAGCAGTGGCAGGAGTCATAAATATAATTACAAAACCCATATTAGAAAACAAATTATCTGGATCTTTTAGATATACTAAATTCAATGACTTAGGTGGAAGTTTACATACACAATACTGCAGTGATAACAAATGGAATATCAGTACAGATATTGGCTTCTCTAAAAATCTTCCCTATTTCCCTTACATAAATTCTGAACAAAATAGTGTAAAAAAAAAAGATCTTTATAGTAAATTTAGATTTGCAAGTGTATTTTCAAGCCAAAATACTCCTGATTTAAAAACTTATACAAGTTCTAGGTTAAATTTTAAACGTAAAAGTTACTATTCAGAGGTTTCAAACCAAAATAGTTATTCCGATCTATTAAATTTTAATTTAGCACCTACAATTACCTATGATGTTAGCGAACGATTATCTACTAAATTGAGTATATTTTCAAGTATTCATAGCTATAAACAAACTAAAAAAGGTAAACTCGCTGAATATTCACAAGGATCCTTGGAAGGGGAATATATATTGGAGCATAAATTAAGCAATGGAGATAAAATGGTTTATGGAATTGGAAATAACTTTGAAGAGGTTCTAAAATTAGATAATAGGACTATAGACCCTATTCCTGAACGGGAATATGAATATATGCATGCATATGCACGTAAACACAATGTTAAATTTTACGCTGGCCGTGTTTCACCAAGACTAGTAAGTCACAAAAAAAAAGATTATAAAGACCCTGTATATTTTTACGATTTTTATTCATATGGGCAATACTCTGCAAAGTTTTTTGAAAAATTAGAGGTAGTGTTAGGTCTTAGATTTAATTTTAGTTTAAATAGCGGGACCGGTGTCGGTGTAAATCTTGATCCTAAGGCCTCATTTAAATACGATATCACAGATTATATCGACATAAAAGTATCTGTAGCAAAAGGCATTAGAACTCCTAATTTAAAACACTACTACGTACTGTCAGAAGATGATTCCTCTAATATACTTTTAGGAAGTGAACGCCTAGGACAAGAAGCATTCTCAAAATATCTAGACTACCGTGTAAGCGAAGAAGTCAGGGATTATTTTAATAAGTATAACGTACCTGTTGTAGGTCTTGGTGATACCGAAATCGATTATAAATATTGGAAAATATATGCTTCGATACTAATACCTGAAAGTTCAATAGGAACAAATATAGAATTAACTTACAAGCCTATAGACGCAATAGATCTGAAATTAGAACTGTTTAGAAATGATATAGAAAATATGATAGAAAAAGCTAACCTATTTCGTTTTCATATAGGCAGTTATGTGAAAACTTATGTTAATATAGGTTCAGTATTTACCCAAGGTATAGCACTTAGTTCTAACTATGAGATTAATGATAATATATCATTATCTATAGGTTGCCAATACTTGGAAGCTAAGGATAAAGTAGTTTTAGAAGATATAAGGGCTGGAAAAATATTTTCAAAAAAGAGTAAATCTGATAAAAACAAAATTGTGGTAAAAGAAAGTGATTACGGAGGATTAGAAAATAGACCTAAATACAGTGGAAATATTAAATTATTTTTAAATGATATATTGGAGGGTATATCTACTAATATTTCATTTCAGTACAAAGGAAGAATGGGGGTTAATAGCCATTTTAATCACAATGAAATAATAGACAGCGAAGAAGAATATTCAAAGCCTACATATGTGGTAGACATGGGGCTTACAAAAAGATTCCTAGAGGATAGATTAAAATTTATATTAGAAATAGATAATGTGTTTAATCAAACACCATCAACAGAATATTATACTCTTAAATCCTCTCGTCCAAGAAGTTATAACATAACTCTGAGATATGAAATATTATAG
- a CDS encoding methyltransferase domain-containing protein, whose product MTDTISESSQGHWVLAKMGKRVLRPGGKELTRWLIENIDINPKSSVVEFAPGLGLTALLALEYKPSMYTGIEMIEDVANSLEKKIGSSNVKIVIANANKTSLSDEVATQVYGEAMLTMQSDNQKSDIIKEAYRILKKGGLYGIHELELVPNEIPDDHKKKIRLALSKEIKVNARPLTENEWVNILVKEGFKIKKIYRQPMRLLEIRRVIADEGVFNTLKILINVLSHPLERKRILAMRKLFFKYKPHMSSISIIAEK is encoded by the coding sequence ATGACTGATACAATATCAGAATCTAGTCAAGGTCATTGGGTTCTGGCTAAGATGGGCAAAAGAGTTTTACGTCCTGGGGGAAAAGAACTAACACGATGGTTAATTGAAAATATAGATATTAATCCCAAGAGTTCGGTAGTAGAATTTGCTCCAGGATTAGGGTTGACAGCTCTATTAGCACTCGAATATAAACCTTCTATGTATACTGGGATAGAGATGATAGAAGATGTAGCCAACTCACTTGAAAAAAAGATTGGATCTTCCAATGTAAAAATTGTAATTGCCAATGCAAATAAAACATCTCTAAGTGATGAAGTTGCTACTCAAGTATATGGAGAAGCTATGTTAACTATGCAGTCTGATAACCAAAAATCAGATATTATAAAAGAGGCATACAGGATACTAAAAAAAGGTGGTCTATATGGTATTCACGAATTAGAATTAGTGCCTAATGAAATCCCAGATGACCATAAGAAGAAAATACGATTAGCTCTTTCAAAAGAGATTAAAGTAAATGCAAGACCATTGACAGAAAATGAGTGGGTAAATATACTTGTAAAAGAGGGCTTTAAAATCAAGAAAATTTATAGACAACCTATGCGATTGTTAGAAATTAGAAGAGTTATTGCTGATGAAGGTGTTTTTAATACTCTCAAGATACTAATAAACGTTCTATCTCATCCCTTGGAGAGGAAGAGAATTTTAGCAATGAGAAAACTATTTTTTAAGTATAAACCCCATATGAGTTCGATTTCTATCATAGCAGAGAAATAA
- a CDS encoding L-threonylcarbamoyladenylate synthase has translation MIKELSKTVEVLKRGGVVLYPTDTIWGLGCDAKNESAIDRIYDVKKRLYAKSMIILVNSEQMLKKIVDIPKAALEIINDRKKIVTIIYDNPRGIPKSIVSKDNTIAIRLTRNTFCNRLISMLNSPIVSTSANISGFAHPNSFKDIDSEILNQVDYCVNLYRDNKCIKPSSIIRVSENAEIKIIRE, from the coding sequence ATGATAAAAGAATTATCTAAGACTGTAGAGGTATTGAAAAGAGGTGGAGTTGTTCTGTATCCTACAGACACTATTTGGGGTCTTGGTTGCGATGCTAAAAATGAAAGTGCTATAGACAGGATATATGATGTAAAAAAGAGGCTTTATGCTAAGAGCATGATCATATTAGTCAATAGCGAGCAAATGCTCAAAAAGATTGTAGATATCCCCAAAGCAGCTTTGGAAATCATAAATGATCGTAAAAAAATAGTAACCATTATATACGATAATCCAAGAGGGATACCTAAAAGCATTGTATCAAAAGACAATACTATTGCCATAAGACTAACTAGAAATACATTTTGTAATAGATTAATATCTATGTTAAACAGCCCAATAGTATCTACTTCTGCTAATATTAGTGGCTTTGCACATCCCAATAGTTTTAAAGATATAGATTCTGAGATTTTAAATCAGGTAGACTATTGTGTAAATTTATACAGAGATAATAAATGCATCAAGCCATCGTCTATTATAAGAGTATCTGAAAACGCTGAAATTAAAATAATAAGAGAATAG
- a CDS encoding CCA tRNA nucleotidyltransferase, translating to MYTKGSNNYTILDKPIFRVISDIAEEMKMPTYVIGGFVRDYVLRRNIPKDIDIVTVGSGIKLANMVADKLPNKPKVRIFKNFGTAMIQSDGLDIEFVGARKESYDINSRKPSVESGCLEDDQNRRDFTINALALSLNKPDFGLLIDPFNGLEDISDKIIKTPLDPDITYSDDPLRMIRAIRFATQLNFEIDDDSLDSIRKNKNRISIVSKERILDELSKILMSKKPSIGFELLFRVGLLEILIPELTNLQGVEKIEGQSHKDNMFHTFEVVDNISRNTDNIWLRWAALFHDIGKASTKKFENGKWTFHSHEFIGSKMVYKLFKRLKMPLNDNMKYVQKMVLLSSRPISISENSVTDSAIRRLLFDVGDEIDDLMTLCEADITTKNVHKLNLYRNNFKVVRNKIKEVEERDRIRNFQPPISGDTLMKLFDLEPCKEIGIIKRDVREAILEGKIPNEYEPSYQFALKRGIEIGLKPKV from the coding sequence ATGTACACCAAGGGCAGTAATAATTATACGATACTAGACAAACCTATCTTCAGGGTGATAAGTGATATAGCCGAAGAGATGAAAATGCCAACTTATGTCATAGGAGGGTTTGTAAGAGACTATGTTTTAAGACGAAACATTCCAAAAGATATAGATATTGTAACGGTAGGAAGTGGAATAAAATTAGCCAATATGGTAGCTGATAAATTACCTAATAAACCCAAGGTGAGAATTTTCAAAAATTTTGGCACGGCTATGATACAATCCGATGGTTTAGATATAGAATTTGTAGGAGCTAGGAAAGAATCGTATGATATAAACAGTAGAAAACCCTCAGTAGAGAGCGGTTGTTTGGAAGATGATCAAAACAGGAGAGACTTTACTATAAACGCTTTGGCCTTGAGTCTTAATAAACCAGATTTTGGCTTACTCATAGATCCATTTAATGGATTAGAAGATATAAGTGATAAAATCATAAAGACTCCTCTAGACCCAGATATCACTTATTCTGATGATCCTTTACGTATGATTAGAGCAATTAGATTTGCTACTCAGCTAAATTTTGAAATAGATGATGATTCTCTAGATTCTATAAGGAAGAATAAAAACAGAATATCTATTGTCTCTAAAGAGAGGATTTTAGATGAGCTCAGCAAGATATTAATGTCAAAAAAACCTTCAATAGGCTTTGAATTACTTTTTAGAGTAGGTCTTTTAGAGATACTAATTCCCGAATTGACCAATTTGCAAGGAGTAGAAAAAATAGAAGGACAATCTCATAAAGACAATATGTTTCACACTTTTGAAGTAGTCGATAATATATCTAGAAATACTGATAATATATGGTTGAGGTGGGCTGCTTTATTTCACGATATAGGCAAGGCTTCGACTAAAAAATTTGAAAATGGAAAATGGACTTTTCACAGTCATGAATTTATCGGATCTAAAATGGTTTATAAGTTGTTCAAGCGCTTAAAGATGCCTTTGAATGACAATATGAAATACGTACAAAAAATGGTACTGTTGAGTTCTCGTCCTATATCTATTTCTGAGAATAGCGTTACAGATTCTGCTATAAGACGTTTATTATTCGATGTCGGCGATGAGATAGATGATCTCATGACCCTTTGTGAAGCAGACATAACTACAAAGAATGTACACAAGTTGAACCTATATAGAAATAATTTTAAAGTTGTCAGAAATAAGATAAAAGAAGTTGAAGAGAGAGACAGGATAAGAAATTTCCAACCTCCTATATCTGGAGATACTCTTATGAAATTATTCGATTTAGAACCTTGTAAGGAGATAGGAATTATAAAAAGAGACGTAAGAGAGGCAATTCTAGAGGGAAAAATTCCCAATGAATACGAACCTTCATACCAGTTTGCATTAAAGAGAGGAATAGAAATAGGTTTAAAACCAAAAGTATAA